One Candidatus Limnocylindrales bacterium genomic window carries:
- a CDS encoding substrate-binding domain-containing protein yields MNRREFLKATAATAAGMVLEAGQSSLSFPAILKGTQLHLLQWSNFISQADVELQRQASEWGKQMGVKVTIETINANDLQARIAAAVENGIGPDIIQMLRNWPHLYASGCIDVDDLAEEVKARYGGLYKSFEDYCNISGHYKAVPYHAASGLHVYREDWFQEVGVEKFPDTWEEYYRIGKELKRRGHPFGQSLGHTFGDAPGFCLDLLWAFGGKEVEADGKTVAINSPESLQAVEFMVELWRDAMDETGLSWDDTSNNRAFLAEQISCTLNGASIYLVAKKDYPELARKINHGRTLRGPAGRFTGILTFEHAIMKYSKNQGAAREFLQFLMAKENYYKWLDVAQGYLIGPGPDQENHPLWQKDPKMIGFRDVGRYSRSLGYAGPPSRAASEAISKYIIVDVFAKAVQGEPPKKVLEWAEAELREIYGRA; encoded by the coding sequence ATGAATCGAAGGGAATTTCTGAAAGCCACTGCTGCCACTGCAGCAGGAATGGTATTAGAAGCCGGTCAATCTTCCCTTTCTTTTCCGGCTATTTTAAAAGGAACCCAGCTCCACCTGCTTCAATGGAGTAATTTTATTTCCCAGGCGGATGTAGAGCTTCAAAGACAGGCCAGTGAATGGGGAAAACAGATGGGGGTGAAGGTAACCATTGAGACGATCAATGCCAATGATCTTCAGGCCCGAATTGCAGCAGCCGTCGAGAACGGAATAGGCCCAGATATTATCCAGATGCTCCGAAACTGGCCCCACTTATACGCCAGTGGATGTATCGATGTAGATGATCTGGCGGAAGAAGTCAAAGCAAGGTATGGAGGTCTTTATAAGTCCTTTGAGGACTACTGCAACATTTCCGGTCACTATAAAGCCGTACCCTATCATGCAGCTTCAGGCTTGCACGTGTATCGAGAGGATTGGTTCCAGGAAGTGGGGGTGGAGAAATTTCCGGATACCTGGGAGGAATATTATCGAATTGGAAAAGAGCTCAAGAGGCGAGGACATCCCTTTGGACAATCGTTGGGACATACCTTTGGAGATGCCCCGGGCTTTTGTCTGGATCTTTTATGGGCCTTTGGGGGTAAAGAGGTAGAAGCCGATGGTAAAACCGTCGCCATCAACAGTCCGGAGAGCCTGCAGGCGGTGGAATTTATGGTAGAACTCTGGCGGGATGCCATGGATGAGACGGGTCTTTCCTGGGACGATACCAGTAACAACCGGGCCTTTTTGGCTGAGCAGATTTCCTGTACCCTCAACGGAGCCAGTATTTATCTGGTTGCCAAGAAGGATTATCCGGAGCTGGCCAGGAAGATTAACCATGGAAGGACTTTAAGAGGTCCGGCTGGAAGGTTTACCGGGATTTTAACCTTTGAGCACGCCATCATGAAGTATTCTAAAAATCAAGGGGCCGCCCGGGAGTTTTTGCAATTTCTCATGGCAAAGGAAAATTACTATAAATGGCTGGATGTGGCTCAAGGATATCTTATCGGACCGGGTCCTGATCAGGAAAACCATCCCCTTTGGCAAAAAGATCCTAAAATGATCGGGTTTCGAGATGTAGGACGATACAGTCGCTCCCTCGGTTATGCCGGCCCCCCTTCTCGTGCCGCCTCGGAAGCCATCTCAAAGTATATCATTGTAGATGTCTTTGCAAAGGCCGTTCAGGGTGAACCACCTAAAAAGGTTTTAGAATGGGCCGAAGCAGAACTACGGGAGATTTATGGGAGAGCTTAA